Proteins from one Streptomyces caniferus genomic window:
- a CDS encoding polysaccharide biosynthesis tyrosine autokinase gives MSVFDEPAEEPDQIRDQLRQLFRYRALLVLGLVLGLLGGGAVSLLGGSTYTATGEVVVHAISTAPFEAGGVSADKQISMGTERQIAQSASVASAAAKSLRIGTDPATLQRDLRVSNPPETQTLMFEYSADSADRASSLVNAFVHAYLDYRQDAAAQRIDKTVSKLGTELKPLQEQRKVLDRRIAGASGSGRATDESERSNLVSEIADLQGRISSLKSLDTTPGDIVRKGDPPAFPSSPGLTLLLLAGAVIGLVLGILAAWVRSVLEPRVRSVADVQDNLRAPVLGILPRRQGGTELLEVGRGGRGNRAEAYRTIAFRLVHDQRFAGPGSLLIVAPRENADAVSVAVNLAAAFAEIGNDILLVEADLRTPRLAQRLPVHPGHGRPVPGSWADGERLAVDAGVDGRFDLLPGREVPNPARTLSSPQFARLLNAPSGPNENVVVITGPLLSHADGLAVAKQAAGVVVVCDLNEVRRDDLDRVWELITGAGGHILGAVLDKGSRGPSLRRLSDGGPTHRKRGRRAPAAAAAPPQLPGPPSPHTGPAPVGRGPLDADTTSLRR, from the coding sequence GTGAGCGTCTTCGACGAGCCTGCGGAGGAGCCGGACCAGATCCGTGACCAGCTCCGCCAGCTCTTCCGGTATCGCGCCCTGCTCGTGCTCGGGCTGGTGCTGGGTCTGCTCGGCGGTGGCGCCGTCTCCCTGCTCGGTGGCTCGACCTATACGGCGACCGGTGAGGTCGTGGTGCATGCGATCAGTACGGCGCCCTTCGAGGCCGGCGGGGTCTCGGCGGACAAGCAGATCAGCATGGGCACCGAACGGCAGATCGCGCAGAGCGCCTCGGTCGCGAGCGCCGCGGCGAAGTCCCTGCGGATCGGGACCGACCCGGCCACGCTCCAGCGGGATCTGCGGGTGAGCAATCCGCCCGAGACGCAGACCCTGATGTTCGAGTACAGCGCGGACTCGGCGGACCGGGCGTCCTCGCTGGTCAACGCCTTTGTGCATGCCTACCTCGACTACCGTCAGGACGCCGCGGCCCAGCGGATCGACAAGACCGTCAGCAAACTCGGCACGGAACTGAAGCCCCTTCAGGAGCAGCGCAAGGTACTGGACCGGCGGATCGCGGGCGCGAGCGGCTCGGGGCGGGCCACCGACGAGTCCGAGCGCAGCAACCTGGTGTCCGAGATAGCGGATCTCCAGGGGCGGATCTCCAGCCTCAAGTCCCTCGACACCACACCCGGCGACATCGTCCGCAAGGGCGATCCCCCGGCCTTCCCGTCCAGTCCCGGGCTCACCCTGCTGCTGCTCGCGGGCGCCGTGATCGGTCTGGTGCTGGGCATCCTGGCGGCCTGGGTCCGCTCGGTGCTGGAACCGCGGGTCCGGTCGGTGGCGGATGTGCAGGACAACCTGCGGGCGCCGGTGCTCGGCATCCTGCCGCGCCGTCAGGGCGGTACGGAGCTGCTGGAGGTCGGCCGCGGCGGCCGCGGCAACCGTGCCGAGGCGTACCGCACGATCGCCTTCCGGCTGGTGCACGACCAGCGGTTCGCCGGACCGGGCAGCCTGCTGATCGTCGCGCCCCGGGAGAACGCGGACGCCGTCTCGGTCGCGGTCAACCTGGCCGCCGCGTTCGCCGAGATAGGCAACGACATCCTGCTGGTCGAGGCCGATCTGCGCACCCCCCGGCTCGCCCAGCGGCTGCCGGTGCACCCCGGCCACGGCCGGCCGGTGCCGGGCAGCTGGGCGGACGGCGAGCGGCTCGCCGTGGACGCCGGGGTCGACGGGCGCTTCGATCTGCTGCCCGGCCGGGAGGTGCCCAATCCGGCGCGCACCCTGTCCTCCCCGCAGTTCGCGCGGCTGCTCAACGCGCCGTCGGGGCCGAACGAGAACGTCGTGGTGATCACGGGTCCGCTGCTGTCGCATGCGGACGGGCTGGCCGTCGCCAAGCAGGCGGCGGGCGTCGTGGTGGTCTGTGATCTGAACGAGGTCCGCCGGGACGATCTGGACCGGGTGTGGGAGCTGATCACCGGGGCCGGCGGGCACATCCTGGGTGCCGTCCTGGACAAGGGCAGCCGCGGTCCTTCGCTGCGCCGGCTGTCGGACGGCGGGCCCACCCACCGCAAGCGCGGCCGCCGTGCGCCTGCCGCCGCGGCGGCGCCTCCTCAGCTGCCCGGCCCGCCGTCGCCCCACACCGGTCCCGCACCGGTGGGCAGAGGGCCCCTCGACGCCGACACCACCTCGCTGCGCAGGTGA
- a CDS encoding GDP-L-fucose synthase family protein, which produces MDDLLPTPARVFVAGHRGLVGSAVARRLTAQGYDVLTRTHAELDLRDAEATAAFLRAARPDAVVLAAAKVGGIMANSTYPVQFLEDNLSIQLSVIAGAHHAGVRRLLFLGSSCIYPKHAAQPITEDALLSGPLEPTNEAYAIAKIAGLVQIRSYRRQYGASFISAMPTNLYGPGDNFDLATSHVLPALIRRFHEAKEKGLAELTLWGTGTPLREFLHVDDLAAACEVLLRRYDSDDTVNVGCGEDLTIADLASCVASAVGYEGRISFDPSRPDGTPRKLLDISRMRALGWSPTIPLAEGIARTYRAWQAEPARV; this is translated from the coding sequence ATGGATGACTTGCTGCCCACACCCGCCCGTGTCTTCGTCGCGGGCCACCGAGGTCTGGTGGGATCCGCCGTGGCCCGGCGGCTGACCGCCCAGGGCTATGACGTACTGACCCGTACGCACGCCGAGCTCGACCTGCGCGACGCCGAGGCCACCGCGGCATTCCTGCGCGCGGCCCGGCCCGATGCCGTCGTCCTGGCGGCCGCCAAAGTCGGCGGCATCATGGCCAACAGCACCTACCCCGTGCAGTTCCTGGAGGACAACCTGAGCATCCAGCTCAGCGTCATCGCCGGGGCGCACCACGCCGGGGTACGCCGGCTGCTGTTCCTCGGATCGAGCTGCATCTACCCCAAGCACGCCGCGCAGCCCATCACCGAGGACGCCCTGCTGAGCGGGCCGTTGGAGCCCACCAACGAGGCATACGCGATCGCCAAGATCGCCGGCCTGGTCCAGATCCGGTCCTACCGCCGGCAATACGGAGCCTCCTTCATCTCCGCCATGCCGACGAACCTCTACGGACCCGGCGACAATTTCGACCTCGCGACCTCGCACGTCCTGCCGGCCCTCATCCGCCGCTTCCACGAGGCGAAGGAGAAGGGGCTGGCGGAGCTCACGCTCTGGGGCACCGGCACCCCGTTGCGCGAGTTCCTGCACGTCGACGACCTGGCCGCGGCCTGCGAGGTGCTGCTGCGCCGCTACGACAGCGACGACACCGTCAACGTCGGGTGCGGCGAGGACCTGACCATCGCCGACCTCGCGTCCTGCGTCGCCTCCGCGGTGGGCTACGAGGGCCGGATCTCCTTCGACCCGTCCCGCCCCGACGGCACCCCGCGCAAGCTGCTCGACATCAGCAGGATGCGTGCGCTGGGCTGGTCGCCGACGATCCCGCTGGCCGAGGGCATCGCCCGGACCTACCGCGCCTGGCAGGCGGAGCCCGCCCGGGTGTGA
- the gmd gene encoding GDP-mannose 4,6-dehydratase, which translates to MPKTAVITGITGQDGSYLAELLLGKGYEVHGLMRRSSSFNTERIDHIYQDPHTPDRKLLLHHVDLSDGVALVNLLRDVQPDEVYNLGAQSHVRVSFDAPLYTGDVTGLGAVRLLEAIRASGVRTRLYQASSSEMFGATPPPQNESTPFHPRSPYGCAKVMAYWSTVNYREAYGLFGVNGILFNHESPRRGETFVTRKITRAVARIQAGLQEHLYLGNLDAVRDWGYAPEYVEAMWLMLQRDEPDDYVVATGVAATVRDFLQAAFATVDLDWERYVRFDPKYERPSEVDALIGDASKAKSLLDWSAKVQFDELARIMVESDVRQLADELSGHRVRVDR; encoded by the coding sequence ATGCCGAAAACCGCGGTCATCACCGGAATCACCGGCCAGGACGGGTCATATCTCGCCGAATTGCTGCTCGGTAAGGGCTATGAGGTGCACGGGCTGATGAGACGCTCGTCGAGCTTCAACACCGAGCGCATCGACCACATCTACCAGGACCCGCACACCCCGGACCGCAAGCTGCTGCTGCACCACGTCGACCTCTCGGACGGGGTCGCCCTGGTGAACCTGCTGCGCGATGTGCAGCCCGACGAGGTCTACAACCTCGGGGCCCAGTCCCATGTCCGGGTCTCCTTCGACGCTCCGCTCTACACCGGCGATGTGACCGGACTGGGCGCCGTACGGCTGCTGGAGGCCATCCGCGCCAGCGGGGTGCGAACCCGGCTCTACCAGGCCTCGTCCTCGGAGATGTTCGGTGCCACCCCGCCCCCGCAGAACGAGTCGACGCCCTTCCACCCGCGCAGTCCGTACGGCTGCGCCAAGGTCATGGCGTACTGGTCGACGGTCAACTACCGTGAGGCGTACGGCCTGTTCGGGGTGAACGGCATCCTCTTCAACCACGAGAGCCCGCGGCGGGGCGAGACCTTCGTCACCCGCAAAATAACCCGCGCGGTCGCCCGCATACAGGCAGGACTGCAGGAACACCTCTACCTGGGCAACCTCGATGCCGTCCGCGACTGGGGCTACGCCCCGGAGTACGTGGAGGCCATGTGGCTGATGCTCCAGCGGGACGAGCCCGACGACTATGTGGTGGCGACCGGTGTGGCCGCGACCGTACGCGACTTCCTGCAGGCCGCCTTCGCCACGGTGGACCTGGACTGGGAGCGCTATGTGCGCTTCGACCCGAAGTACGAGCGCCCCTCCGAAGTGGATGCGCTCATCGGCGACGCGTCCAAGGCCAAGAGCCTGCTGGACTGGTCGGCGAAGGTGCAGTTCGACGAACTCGCCCGGATCATGGTCGAGTCGGATGTGCGGCAGCTGGCGGACGAGCTCTCCGGCCACCGGGTGCGGGTGGACCGATGA
- a CDS encoding putative colanic acid biosynthesis acetyltransferase: protein MTVSTTARRLRGFSGAGYDKGRGLLTQAAWFAVLNLVFMKWWCPPRLRPPLLRAFGARVGERVLIRHRVRVQWPWKLTVGDDVWLGEDSWLINLEPISIAHDVCVSQGAVLCTGSHQRRSPTFEFDNAPIHLAEGSWVAARAMVLRGVTVGAGAVVGAGAVAHRDVPPGAVHTTGGAV from the coding sequence ATGACGGTTTCCACCACCGCCCGCCGGCTGCGCGGTTTCAGCGGCGCCGGCTACGACAAGGGCCGGGGGCTGCTGACCCAGGCCGCCTGGTTCGCCGTGCTCAACCTCGTGTTCATGAAGTGGTGGTGCCCGCCGCGGCTGCGGCCCCCGCTGCTGCGGGCCTTCGGCGCCCGGGTCGGCGAACGGGTGCTGATCCGACACCGGGTGCGGGTGCAGTGGCCGTGGAAACTCACCGTCGGCGACGACGTCTGGCTCGGTGAGGACTCCTGGCTGATCAACCTGGAGCCGATCAGCATCGCCCATGACGTCTGTGTGTCCCAGGGCGCCGTGCTGTGCACCGGGAGCCATCAACGGCGCTCGCCCACCTTCGAGTTCGACAATGCGCCGATCCATCTGGCGGAGGGGTCCTGGGTGGCCGCCCGCGCCATGGTGCTGCGCGGCGTCACCGTCGGGGCGGGCGCGGTGGTCGGCGCCGGCGCGGTGGCCCACCGCGATGTGCCCCCGGGTGCCGTGCACACCACCGGGGGTGCGGTATGA
- a CDS encoding adenylyltransferase/cytidyltransferase family protein has product MTHRVGYAPGVYDLFHVGHLNILRHAKSQCDYLVAGVVSDEMATQAKGKAPVIPLTERLEIVRSVRFVDAAFVETVPDKLETWQQVRFDVIFKGDDWRGTSKGDKLERDFATVGVDVIYFPYTVHTSSSLLRKVLDGLANSA; this is encoded by the coding sequence ATGACACACCGAGTAGGTTACGCACCCGGGGTCTACGACCTTTTCCACGTCGGACACCTCAACATTCTCCGGCACGCCAAAAGCCAGTGCGACTATCTGGTGGCCGGTGTGGTGTCGGACGAAATGGCGACCCAGGCCAAGGGGAAGGCACCCGTTATTCCGCTCACCGAGCGGCTGGAGATCGTACGCAGTGTCCGGTTCGTGGACGCGGCGTTCGTCGAGACGGTGCCCGACAAACTGGAAACCTGGCAGCAGGTGCGTTTCGACGTCATCTTCAAGGGCGACGACTGGCGGGGAACGAGCAAGGGCGACAAGCTCGAACGGGATTTCGCGACGGTCGGGGTCGATGTGATCTATTTCCCCTACACCGTGCACACCTCGAGCTCCTTGTTGCGCAAGGTGCTCGACGGGCTCGCGAATTCGGCGTGA
- a CDS encoding glycosyltransferase yields the protein MRITHVVTLVSDDGAYGGPVSVATGQLGELASRGHEVELISLWRGRGAPPRSVDGVPLRARPARTLVPGQGFLGLFHPGLLPVLWRSAGRAEALHLHAGRDLVSLAALAVAVVRRRPFVVQTHGMVQPRRSAVARIFDRVYVPLLRRAAAALVLTDDEEAGLCQVLGARGPHLVRLPNGVRARPATADRSETDVLFLARLQSRKRPEAFVRMAALVHRKRPEVSFTLHGSDEGRLAEVRRLIAEEGLGEVVTYGGALAHDAAVRRTARATVYVLPSIDEPFPMSVLESLAVGTPVVCTDSCGIAAALQQREAALVTDGSPEELADAVLRLLEDRPLRERVTRAGRAALEAEFSLAAVTDRLEERYAALPRPGGG from the coding sequence ATGAGGATCACCCATGTCGTGACCCTGGTCAGCGACGACGGGGCGTACGGCGGCCCGGTGAGCGTGGCCACCGGACAGCTGGGCGAACTGGCCTCGCGCGGCCACGAGGTGGAGCTGATCTCGCTGTGGCGGGGGCGGGGCGCTCCCCCGCGGTCCGTGGACGGTGTGCCGCTCCGCGCCCGGCCGGCCCGGACCCTGGTACCGGGGCAGGGGTTCCTCGGCCTGTTCCATCCGGGGCTGCTGCCGGTGCTCTGGCGCAGTGCCGGGCGGGCCGAGGCGCTGCATCTGCACGCCGGGCGCGACTTGGTCTCGCTGGCCGCGCTCGCGGTGGCCGTGGTGCGCCGCCGGCCCTTCGTGGTGCAGACCCACGGCATGGTCCAGCCGCGCCGCTCGGCCGTGGCCCGGATCTTCGACCGGGTGTATGTCCCGCTGCTGCGCCGGGCGGCGGCGGCACTGGTGCTCACCGACGACGAAGAGGCCGGGCTGTGCCAGGTACTGGGGGCGCGCGGGCCGCACCTGGTCCGGCTGCCCAACGGGGTCCGCGCCCGGCCCGCCACCGCGGACCGCAGCGAGACGGATGTGCTGTTCCTCGCCCGCTTGCAGAGCCGCAAACGGCCGGAGGCCTTCGTGCGGATGGCGGCGCTGGTGCACCGCAAGCGGCCCGAGGTGTCCTTCACCCTCCACGGTTCGGACGAGGGGCGGCTCGCGGAGGTGCGGCGGCTGATCGCCGAGGAGGGACTCGGCGAGGTGGTGACGTACGGCGGGGCCCTCGCTCACGACGCCGCCGTGCGCCGGACCGCGCGGGCCACGGTGTACGTCCTGCCCAGCATCGACGAGCCGTTCCCGATGAGCGTGCTGGAGTCCCTGGCGGTGGGCACACCGGTGGTCTGCACGGACAGCTGCGGTATCGCCGCGGCCCTCCAGCAGCGCGAGGCCGCTCTCGTGACCGACGGTTCGCCGGAGGAGTTGGCGGACGCGGTGCTGCGGCTGCTGGAGGACCGCCCGCTGCGGGAGCGCGTCACCCGCGCGGGCCGTGCGGCCCTGGAGGCGGAGTTCTCCCTCGCGGCCGTCACCGACCGGCTGGAGGAGCGGTACGCCGCCCTCCCCCGGCCCGGCGGCGGGTGA
- a CDS encoding fibronectin type III domain-containing protein, which produces MLAAAVLGTASTALSAGPAQAAGETTLTADPLSTWQTDGIVWAMAYAKGIVYVGGTFSHIRPPGAAPGTGEVARTNFAAFDAKTGEPLPCAPAFTGGTGTIRAMKASPDGSMIYIGGSFGKAGPVGRSNTAALNTDDCTIGADWKPTVSSTVRAIDVTPDAVYLGGGFGTVQGQTRERVAALRPDSTLLPFKATIRGSSVGNDPTPAVNALTVAPKLNKVIIGGRFTSVNGSLFGVHALAGLDATTGRVVNSFTGWIPNRSAVKALVNDGTNFYLGAEGTGGGVFDGRAAGRLLDGAQLWKDTCLGATQTVLPYKGVLYSGSHAHDCSDTPGGFTDINNRQHFLAQSISDKTILPWFPDTNDGIGEQIGPRALTMADGVLWAGGEFTTVNDAPQQSLTRFTAAPDTGAPQVPLLSGSSGSRGRITLNWKASWDRDNGVLTYKIYRDGEYLTSLNQDSRYWNRPNMSFTDTVEPGSQHRYSIEVTDGTNVSGRNGPVYVTARN; this is translated from the coding sequence TTGCTCGCGGCCGCGGTACTGGGTACCGCGTCGACGGCGCTCTCCGCCGGTCCCGCTCAGGCCGCCGGCGAAACCACACTGACCGCCGATCCGCTGAGCACCTGGCAGACCGACGGCATCGTGTGGGCCATGGCCTACGCCAAGGGCATCGTGTACGTAGGAGGCACATTCAGCCACATCCGGCCGCCGGGCGCGGCCCCGGGCACCGGTGAGGTCGCCCGCACGAACTTCGCGGCCTTCGACGCCAAGACCGGTGAGCCGCTGCCGTGTGCCCCGGCGTTCACCGGCGGCACGGGCACGATCCGGGCCATGAAGGCGTCGCCCGACGGCTCGATGATCTACATCGGGGGCTCGTTCGGGAAGGCCGGGCCCGTGGGACGGTCCAACACGGCCGCCCTCAACACCGACGACTGCACGATCGGTGCGGACTGGAAGCCGACGGTCAGCTCGACCGTACGGGCCATCGACGTCACCCCGGACGCCGTCTACCTCGGTGGTGGCTTCGGCACCGTCCAGGGGCAGACCCGCGAGCGGGTCGCCGCCCTGCGGCCCGACAGCACCCTGCTGCCGTTCAAGGCGACGATCCGGGGCTCCTCGGTCGGCAACGACCCGACCCCGGCGGTCAACGCCCTCACCGTGGCCCCCAAGCTGAACAAGGTCATCATCGGCGGCCGGTTCACCTCGGTGAACGGAAGCCTCTTCGGGGTGCACGCACTCGCCGGACTCGATGCGACCACCGGCAGGGTCGTCAACTCCTTCACCGGCTGGATCCCCAACCGCTCGGCGGTCAAGGCGCTGGTCAACGACGGGACGAACTTCTATCTGGGCGCCGAGGGCACCGGCGGCGGGGTCTTCGACGGCCGGGCGGCCGGCCGGCTCTTGGACGGCGCCCAGCTCTGGAAGGACACCTGCCTGGGCGCCACCCAGACGGTGCTGCCGTACAAGGGCGTGCTCTACAGCGGTTCGCATGCGCACGACTGCTCCGACACCCCGGGCGGATTCACGGACATCAACAACCGCCAGCACTTCCTGGCGCAGTCGATCTCCGACAAGACGATCCTGCCGTGGTTCCCGGACACCAACGACGGGATCGGCGAGCAGATCGGCCCGCGGGCGCTGACCATGGCGGACGGCGTCCTGTGGGCGGGCGGCGAGTTCACCACCGTCAACGACGCGCCGCAGCAGAGCCTGACCCGGTTCACGGCGGCGCCGGACACCGGGGCGCCGCAGGTGCCGCTGCTCAGCGGTTCGAGCGGCTCCCGTGGCCGGATCACGCTGAACTGGAAGGCTTCGTGGGACCGGGACAACGGCGTTCTGACCTACAAGATCTACCGTGACGGCGAGTACCTGACCTCGCTCAACCAGGACTCGCGCTACTGGAACCGGCCCAACATGAGCTTCACGGACACCGTGGAGCCCGGGTCCCAGCACCGTTACTCGATCGAGGTCACCGACGGCACCAATGTCTCGGGACGCAACGGACCGGTCTATGTGACCGCCAGGAACTGA
- a CDS encoding oligosaccharide flippase family protein: MTAIRPAGSGRPAPTAPGPSAGGGRGVATTARGSLFGLAGSAANALFGFVLVAVVTHGLGARGAGAVFTGVAAFTILSNALKLGADTALVRFVSRDLELSGGGGVPGLLRISVLPTLLASAAGAAMLLCSPGLAGLLLPDLDPGQAVALMRLFAVFLPVATVALVLLGATRGYGSVVPFVGVEQIGKPALRVLLAVPLVLLAPSVTALSAAWLVPGVLGAVAACVSLRRSRRTHPGTGRPPPQTREFWAFAGPRAISSVFDITAVWTGVILLSVLGTAAEAGVYTAIGRLVTAGTLLQLAIRLAVAPQISRLLAGGDTSGAHHLHRLSTRWIALFSWPVFLVLAAYPRTVLSLFGPGFSGGAAGLVTLAAACLVNVGVGNAQTVILMAGRSVWNLAVAGTAFVVQLGSAVWLVPRYGVLGAAVSWALAIVVDNGASALLARYRLGFRTVDRGYVCAALVGLVAVAVPVFAMRTLFGDSVPGCFLGIVLSIGAFGAAVWRYRLPLGVGEFFGALRKRGSENSR, encoded by the coding sequence GTGACGGCCATCCGTCCGGCGGGCTCCGGCCGGCCCGCGCCGACGGCCCCCGGGCCGTCCGCGGGCGGCGGGCGCGGAGTCGCCACGACCGCCCGCGGCAGTCTCTTCGGCCTGGCGGGCTCGGCGGCGAACGCGCTGTTCGGGTTCGTCCTCGTCGCCGTCGTCACCCACGGGCTCGGGGCCCGCGGGGCCGGCGCGGTCTTCACCGGGGTCGCGGCCTTCACCATCCTGAGCAATGCGCTGAAGCTGGGGGCCGACACCGCCCTGGTCCGCTTCGTCTCCCGGGACCTCGAACTCAGCGGCGGGGGCGGGGTACCGGGGCTGCTGCGGATCTCGGTGCTGCCGACCCTGCTGGCGAGCGCGGCGGGGGCGGCGATGCTGCTGTGCTCCCCCGGGCTCGCCGGGCTGCTGCTGCCCGATCTGGATCCGGGGCAAGCCGTCGCGCTGATGCGGCTGTTCGCGGTGTTCCTGCCGGTGGCGACGGTGGCGCTGGTGCTGCTCGGGGCCACCCGGGGGTACGGCTCGGTGGTCCCGTTCGTGGGCGTGGAGCAGATCGGCAAACCGGCGCTGCGTGTCCTCCTCGCGGTGCCGCTGGTCCTCCTCGCGCCGAGTGTGACCGCGCTCTCCGCGGCCTGGCTGGTGCCCGGGGTGCTGGGTGCGGTGGCCGCCTGCGTGTCGCTGCGCAGGTCCCGCCGTACGCATCCGGGCACCGGCCGACCACCGCCGCAGACACGGGAGTTCTGGGCCTTCGCCGGTCCGCGGGCCATCTCCTCGGTCTTCGATATCACCGCGGTGTGGACCGGAGTGATCCTGCTGTCGGTGCTGGGCACCGCCGCCGAGGCCGGCGTCTACACCGCGATCGGCCGTCTGGTCACCGCGGGGACGCTGCTCCAGCTGGCGATCCGGCTGGCGGTGGCCCCGCAGATCAGCCGGCTGCTCGCGGGCGGCGACACATCCGGCGCGCACCACCTGCACCGGCTGTCGACGCGCTGGATCGCGCTCTTCTCGTGGCCCGTGTTCCTGGTCCTCGCCGCCTACCCGCGAACCGTGCTGTCGCTCTTCGGTCCCGGCTTCTCCGGTGGGGCGGCGGGTCTGGTGACGCTGGCGGCGGCCTGTCTGGTCAACGTCGGTGTGGGCAACGCGCAGACGGTCATCCTCATGGCCGGACGGAGTGTCTGGAATCTGGCTGTCGCCGGCACCGCGTTCGTGGTCCAACTGGGCAGCGCCGTATGGCTGGTTCCGCGCTACGGGGTGCTGGGTGCGGCGGTCTCCTGGGCTCTGGCGATCGTGGTGGACAACGGTGCCTCGGCGCTGCTGGCCCGCTACCGGCTGGGCTTTCGCACCGTCGACCGCGGCTATGTCTGCGCCGCGCTGGTCGGCCTGGTGGCGGTGGCGGTCCCGGTGTTCGCCATGCGGACGCTATTCGGCGACAGCGTTCCTGGTTGCTTCTTGGGAATTGTTTTGTCGATTGGGGCTTTCGGGGCCGCCGTCTGGCGCTATCGTTTGCCGCTGGGGGTAGGGGAGTTCTTCGGTGCGCTGCGCAAGCGTGGTTCGGAAAACTCGCGGTGA
- a CDS encoding glycosyltransferase yields MVSTNYAPEHTGIGPYSTQIAEHLAASGADTHVLAGMPHYPAWRVAEGYRGRWRIRERRGGVTVHRRRHTVPPRQTALRRALFEASILAHGALAPPRIRPDVVLTQMPSLAGGVLGGRLARQAGVPHVVVVQDLMGAAAEQSGIRGGGRAAALAGAVEARILRKAAVVGVVHESFVDRVTAMGVPRARVHVVPNWTHVEGPSGDRERTRTRLGWSDQETVVLHAGNMGLKQGLEVLVEAARLADQEAAPVRIVLMGDGNQRAHLQQLASGVSSLTFLPPADTADFPEVLAAADVLAVTQKASVLDMSLPSKLTSYFMTGRPVIASVAAEGGTAQEVLRSGAGSVIAPEDPKALLAEVRALADDPGRAARLGARGPQYVEQRLSSRAGLERITALLRTAKAGR; encoded by the coding sequence GTGGTCTCGACCAACTACGCACCCGAACACACCGGCATAGGACCATACTCGACACAGATAGCCGAGCACCTGGCCGCATCCGGCGCCGACACCCATGTCCTCGCGGGCATGCCGCACTACCCCGCCTGGCGGGTGGCGGAGGGGTATCGCGGCCGATGGCGGATACGCGAGCGCCGTGGCGGGGTCACGGTGCACCGCCGGCGCCACACCGTTCCACCACGTCAGACCGCCCTGCGCCGGGCGCTGTTCGAGGCCAGCATCCTGGCGCACGGCGCCCTGGCACCACCACGCATCCGTCCCGACGTGGTGCTCACCCAGATGCCCAGCCTGGCCGGGGGAGTGCTGGGCGGGCGTCTGGCACGACAGGCGGGGGTGCCCCATGTCGTGGTCGTCCAGGACCTGATGGGCGCCGCAGCGGAACAGAGCGGCATCCGGGGCGGTGGCCGGGCCGCGGCCCTGGCCGGGGCGGTGGAGGCCAGGATCCTGCGCAAAGCGGCCGTCGTGGGGGTGGTGCACGAGTCGTTCGTGGACCGGGTCACGGCGATGGGGGTGCCGCGCGCACGGGTGCATGTGGTGCCCAACTGGACGCATGTGGAAGGCCCGAGCGGCGACCGGGAACGGACCCGGACGCGACTGGGCTGGTCCGACCAGGAGACCGTGGTGCTGCACGCCGGCAACATGGGCCTCAAGCAAGGACTGGAGGTACTGGTCGAGGCCGCCAGGCTCGCCGACCAGGAGGCCGCGCCCGTACGGATCGTGCTGATGGGCGACGGCAACCAGCGCGCACACCTGCAACAGCTCGCCTCGGGCGTCTCCTCGCTGACCTTCCTGCCGCCCGCCGACACCGCGGACTTCCCCGAGGTGCTCGCCGCGGCCGATGTGCTCGCGGTGACCCAGAAGGCCTCGGTGCTGGACATGAGCCTGCCGTCCAAGCTCACCTCGTACTTCATGACGGGCCGGCCGGTGATCGCCTCGGTTGCCGCCGAAGGGGGCACCGCCCAGGAGGTGCTGCGTTCGGGCGCCGGGTCGGTGATCGCGCCGGAGGACCCGAAGGCGCTGCTGGCGGAGGTCCGGGCGCTCGCCGACGACCCCGGGCGGGCGGCCCGGCTGGGGGCCCGGGGCCCGCAGTACGTCGAGCAGCGGCTGAGCAGCCGGGCCGGACTGGAGCGGATCACCGCGCTGCTGCGCACCGCGAAGGCCGGCCGGTAG